In Vigna angularis cultivar LongXiaoDou No.4 chromosome 8, ASM1680809v1, whole genome shotgun sequence, one DNA window encodes the following:
- the LOC108320085 gene encoding uncharacterized protein LOC108320085 produces the protein MRQIFLRLISHIVNLSYSRTVNSDQPEHGFNYSAIRPQLVGYLTSQVFGHSASTVPLSMVLSVQVLDHPASKILSHSASKVDLCGDQLRKSFPGDGDQTIVTLSKAEAMNDDEDSCFYEALYMSMGIGYFTGFWSLVGPMLLWRSWRNAYLRFLNKLTDNMYDQLY, from the coding sequence ATGAGACAGATCTTTCTCAGGCTCATAAGTCATATAGTTAACCTTAGCTACAGTcgaacggttaactcggaccAACCAGAACATGGGTTTAACTATTCGGCCATTCGACCTCAGTTAGTCGGCTATCTGACCTCACAGGTATTCGGTCACTCGGCCTCTACTGTTCCACTTTCCATGGTCTTAAGTGTTCAGGTACTCGACCATCCGGCCTCAAAGATACTCAGTCATTCAGCCTCAAAGGTTGATCTTTGTGGTGACCAACTGAGAAAAAGTTTTCCTGGAGACGGAGATCAAACAATAGTAACTCTTTCAAAAGCTGAAGCAATGAATGATGATGAAGATAGCTGTTTCTATGAGGCATTATACATGAGCATGGGGATCGGATACTTCACTGGATTTTGGAGCTTAGTAGGGCCAATGCTACTTTGGCGTTCTTGGAGAAATGCTTATCTGAGATTCCTAAATAAATTGACAGACAACATGTATGATCAGTTGTATTGA